The following coding sequences lie in one Thalassoglobus polymorphus genomic window:
- the trpE gene encoding anthranilate synthase component I → MHYHPSFEQLVERVGKAGFIPVYRKLYSDTLTPVTAFCKANWSGQSFLFESVVGGEKVGRYSFLGGDPFLRIDAYGNEVEITRDGQTEKKTVDDPLITLGDWIDQFSSAPHPNLPRFVGGAVGYAGYDVVRYTENLPNPPEDDRKLPDYSFAFYDSMIIFDHIEKTTLVVAQVPTDTGDLRAEYDRACSQVDDLCARLQSPQRILSLTDVSPDPPMSQSWKSNFSQEEYEEAVESCKEYIKAGDIFQVVISQRLEVETTATPLEIYRALRVVNPSPFMFLLQTPGATLVGSSPEIMVRVEDGETTIRPLAGTRKRGETEEEDRALAEELVSDPKERAEHVMLVDLARNDVGRIAKYNSVTLSDVMVVEKYSHVMHITSNVKGQLREGLTCLDALRAGLPAGTVSGAPKVRAMEIIDELEKHRRGPYAGAVGYIDYTGDMDTCIALRTMVMIGNKAYVQAGAGIVADSVPSEEYHETLNKAKGLLKAIAVAEASK, encoded by the coding sequence ATGCATTACCACCCTTCATTTGAACAACTTGTCGAGCGAGTGGGGAAAGCTGGATTCATTCCGGTGTACCGCAAGCTTTATAGTGATACATTGACTCCCGTTACGGCATTCTGCAAAGCGAATTGGTCGGGGCAATCGTTTCTCTTCGAAAGTGTTGTCGGTGGAGAAAAGGTCGGCAGGTACAGTTTTCTAGGTGGTGATCCGTTTCTGCGAATCGACGCCTACGGTAATGAGGTCGAAATCACTCGGGATGGCCAGACCGAGAAGAAAACCGTCGACGACCCACTGATCACCTTGGGAGACTGGATCGACCAGTTTTCATCGGCCCCGCACCCGAATTTGCCCCGTTTTGTCGGGGGAGCCGTTGGCTATGCCGGGTACGATGTCGTTCGATACACCGAAAATTTGCCTAATCCACCTGAAGATGATCGGAAGTTGCCGGACTATTCGTTTGCGTTTTACGATTCGATGATCATCTTCGATCATATCGAGAAAACAACGCTTGTCGTCGCTCAAGTTCCCACAGACACGGGAGACCTGAGAGCTGAGTACGACCGGGCCTGTTCGCAAGTTGATGATCTCTGTGCACGTTTGCAGTCACCGCAGCGAATTCTTTCGTTGACTGATGTCTCTCCAGATCCTCCCATGAGCCAATCGTGGAAGTCGAACTTTTCTCAGGAAGAGTATGAAGAAGCTGTCGAAAGCTGCAAAGAATACATCAAGGCGGGCGATATCTTTCAGGTTGTTATCAGTCAACGTCTCGAAGTCGAAACAACAGCGACACCTCTTGAAATTTACCGGGCATTACGGGTTGTGAATCCGAGCCCGTTTATGTTCCTGTTGCAAACTCCCGGGGCGACTCTCGTCGGAAGTTCTCCAGAAATTATGGTCCGTGTCGAGGATGGAGAAACGACCATTCGTCCTCTTGCTGGCACGCGAAAACGTGGAGAGACAGAGGAGGAAGACCGGGCACTTGCTGAAGAATTAGTGTCTGATCCCAAGGAACGGGCCGAACACGTCATGCTTGTGGACCTGGCCCGAAACGATGTTGGTCGAATTGCAAAATACAACTCCGTCACTTTGAGCGATGTGATGGTTGTTGAGAAGTACAGCCACGTGATGCACATCACATCGAATGTCAAAGGCCAGCTGAGAGAAGGTTTGACCTGCCTCGATGCTCTTCGCGCTGGATTGCCGGCTGGGACAGTTTCCGGGGCTCCCAAAGTGCGAGCTATGGAAATCATAGATGAGCTGGAAAAGCATCGACGCGGTCCCTACGCCGGAGCGGTCGGATATATTGACTACACGGGCGACATGGATACCTGCATCGCTTTACGAACGATGGTGATGATCGGGAATAAAGCGTATGTCCAGGCTGGGGCAGGAATTGTGGCGGATAGTGTTCCCTCAGAGGAATATCATGAGACCCTCAACAAAGCCAAGGGGCTTCTGAAAGCCATTGCCGTCGCTGAGGCTTCAAAATAA
- a CDS encoding UvrB/UvrC motif-containing protein — protein sequence MKKCLRCNKQATHHITEIKNGKTVALHLCDQCVGEYLNTVDVGGIPDDLEDPLSIGPIGSIASDSPVESTSEACPKCGMTYKLFRSQGRLGCPHDYQHFHDELIPLLESIHHGETQHVGKIPPKVSEESRKQYELIRLKNELKLAIEEEAYELAAELRDQIQSLNEESSSVEQD from the coding sequence ATGAAAAAGTGCCTCCGCTGCAACAAGCAGGCCACTCACCATATTACGGAAATCAAAAACGGCAAAACCGTTGCACTGCACTTATGTGATCAGTGTGTGGGCGAATATCTCAACACGGTCGATGTTGGTGGAATTCCTGATGACCTGGAGGACCCACTGTCAATCGGACCGATCGGAAGTATCGCTTCGGACAGTCCCGTTGAGTCAACATCCGAGGCGTGCCCAAAATGCGGGATGACATATAAACTCTTTCGCAGCCAGGGACGTCTGGGCTGCCCGCATGACTATCAACACTTTCATGATGAGCTGATCCCGTTACTGGAAAGCATTCATCACGGCGAAACTCAGCACGTAGGGAAAATCCCCCCAAAAGTCTCGGAAGAGAGCCGCAAGCAGTACGAGCTGATTCGCTTGAAGAACGAACTCAAATTGGCCATCGAAGAAGAAGCCTACGAACTGGCAGCGGAATTACGTGATCAGATTCAATCTCTGAATGAAGAATCGTCTTCAGTTGAGCAAGATTAA
- the trpA gene encoding tryptophan synthase subunit alpha, producing the protein MGSRISEVFATLKQDEKMAFMPFITAGDPDLAGTQEVLKSLAAAQVDLIEIGFPYSDPIADGPVIQASYTRSLDAKVTVHEIFDSISELKDDGLPPLVAMVSYAIVFRVGLDSFLEQCVKSGVSGLIIPDLPGAEAKEVFESVTSKGLDLIQLIAPTTPRARVKQILECCSGFVYCIAVAGTTGERREVADALLHQLKWLREETDLPLAVGFGISQPEHVEPLRGLAEGVIVGSALVREFQKVADGEIPADQLGEAISKFSAKMVEAAHAAKQ; encoded by the coding sequence GTGGGATCTCGAATATCTGAAGTCTTTGCGACGTTGAAGCAAGACGAAAAAATGGCGTTCATGCCTTTCATTACAGCTGGCGATCCCGATCTGGCTGGGACTCAAGAGGTTTTGAAGAGTTTGGCGGCCGCTCAGGTTGACCTGATCGAAATTGGGTTTCCCTACAGCGATCCGATTGCCGATGGCCCGGTGATTCAGGCGTCATACACTCGATCACTCGATGCCAAGGTGACGGTTCACGAGATTTTTGATTCTATTTCAGAGTTGAAAGATGATGGTCTTCCGCCGCTGGTCGCAATGGTCAGCTACGCGATTGTCTTTCGGGTCGGGCTCGATTCCTTTCTGGAGCAGTGTGTTAAATCAGGGGTTTCAGGGCTGATTATTCCTGATCTCCCCGGAGCGGAGGCGAAAGAGGTCTTTGAATCTGTGACATCAAAGGGGCTTGATCTAATTCAACTTATCGCTCCGACGACTCCGCGCGCGCGTGTGAAGCAAATTCTCGAATGTTGCTCCGGATTTGTGTACTGCATCGCTGTCGCCGGGACGACTGGAGAAAGACGTGAAGTTGCTGATGCGTTGTTGCATCAGTTGAAATGGTTGCGAGAAGAGACTGATTTGCCTTTGGCTGTCGGATTTGGAATCAGTCAGCCTGAGCATGTTGAGCCTTTGCGAGGCTTGGCAGAAGGGGTGATCGTTGGCTCGGCACTGGTTCGAGAATTCCAGAAAGTTGCGGATGGAGAGATTCCGGCTGACCAACTTGGGGAAGCAATTTCGAAATTTTCAGCCAAGATGGTTGAAGCAGCACACGCAGCGAAGCAGTAA
- the trpB gene encoding tryptophan synthase subunit beta, with protein MTSATKSVPDEQGRFGEFGRRFVPETLMAALDQLSEEYERAKKDPDFQSQLDHLLKTYVGRASPLYFAERLTEHCGGAKIFFKREDLNHTGAHKINNTIGQALLTLRMGKKRVIAETGAGQHGVATATACARFGLDCVVYMGEEDIRRQKLNVFLMRNMGAEVRGVSSGSKTLRDAINEAMRDWMGSVDTTHYILGSVVGPHPFPVIVRDFQSVIGKETREQCIESLDRLPDEIVACVGGGSNAAGMFYPFVEDYDVKLTGVEAGGRGSKPGDHASTLTYGAPGILHGSYSYVMQNEDGQTEDVHSISAGLDYPGVGPEHSYWKDSGRVQYTVAQDDEALATFQLVAKLEGILPAIESSHAVAHAMKAAKERSKDEVVVVCLSGRGDKDINEVARLTEMDV; from the coding sequence ATGACATCTGCGACAAAAAGTGTTCCTGACGAACAGGGGCGATTTGGAGAATTTGGACGTCGATTCGTCCCGGAAACTCTGATGGCTGCTCTTGATCAATTGTCTGAAGAGTATGAGCGAGCAAAAAAAGACCCAGACTTTCAGTCTCAGCTCGACCATCTTTTGAAGACATACGTGGGACGTGCCAGCCCGCTTTACTTCGCTGAAAGACTGACCGAACACTGCGGCGGGGCGAAAATTTTCTTCAAGCGAGAAGATCTCAACCATACCGGAGCCCACAAAATCAACAATACCATCGGGCAAGCGTTGCTGACGCTCCGGATGGGGAAAAAACGTGTCATTGCTGAGACCGGCGCCGGACAGCATGGCGTTGCCACAGCTACGGCATGTGCGCGGTTTGGACTCGACTGTGTGGTCTATATGGGGGAAGAAGATATTCGACGCCAAAAGTTGAATGTCTTCCTGATGCGCAATATGGGGGCTGAGGTCCGAGGAGTTTCATCGGGCTCAAAAACTCTCCGGGATGCAATCAACGAAGCGATGAGAGACTGGATGGGGAGTGTTGACACGACACATTATATTCTGGGCTCGGTCGTAGGACCGCATCCGTTTCCGGTGATTGTTCGAGACTTTCAGTCAGTCATTGGAAAAGAGACCCGCGAGCAGTGCATCGAATCACTCGACCGGCTCCCGGATGAAATTGTTGCTTGCGTCGGTGGTGGATCAAACGCAGCGGGGATGTTTTATCCGTTTGTTGAAGACTATGACGTGAAGCTGACCGGAGTCGAAGCAGGCGGTCGAGGCTCAAAACCTGGCGACCATGCCAGCACGCTGACTTACGGGGCTCCTGGTATTTTGCACGGAAGCTACAGCTACGTAATGCAGAATGAAGATGGGCAAACTGAGGATGTTCATTCGATCTCGGCAGGGTTGGACTATCCTGGAGTCGGACCTGAGCACAGCTACTGGAAAGACTCTGGCCGCGTTCAGTACACCGTCGCTCAAGACGACGAAGCACTGGCAACGTTCCAGCTCGTTGCGAAGCTGGAGGGAATCTTGCCAGCCATCGAGAGTTCACATGCTGTGGCACATGCCATGAAAGCTGCAAAGGAACGGTCAAAAGACGAAGTGGTTGTCGTCTGCCTGTCTGGTCGTGGTGATAAAGACATCAACGAAGTGGCACGTCTTACTGAAATGGATGTTTAG
- a CDS encoding pyroglutamyl-peptidase I family protein — protein sequence MRVLITGFPPFPGCPINPTQQLVDAIRDDAIAVNGVQFVSELVPVAYRGVEEVFDRLISEIQPSLVLAFGVGRHQSTLRLETLGVNLDDASIQDNASELRQNKPIVKDGPSEIANRLDLELLAKELLRAGVPTELSNNAGRYVCNHLLYYASYRQSQVEPAYDFLFTHVPTLENGFDLDLTLKGIEVMINWHE from the coding sequence ATGAGAGTCCTGATTACCGGATTTCCACCATTTCCGGGCTGTCCCATCAACCCAACTCAACAATTGGTGGACGCGATCAGAGACGATGCCATTGCTGTGAACGGAGTCCAATTTGTTTCCGAGCTTGTCCCGGTTGCATACCGAGGAGTCGAGGAAGTCTTCGATCGACTCATTTCCGAGATTCAACCATCGCTGGTTCTCGCGTTCGGCGTCGGCAGACATCAAAGCACTCTGCGGCTCGAAACTCTGGGCGTCAACCTGGACGATGCTTCGATTCAAGACAACGCGAGTGAACTCCGCCAGAACAAACCAATTGTCAAAGATGGTCCATCGGAAATTGCGAATCGACTCGACCTTGAACTCCTGGCCAAAGAATTGCTCAGAGCTGGAGTTCCCACTGAACTCAGTAACAATGCCGGACGGTACGTCTGTAACCATCTCCTGTACTATGCCAGTTACCGTCAATCACAAGTCGAGCCTGCTTACGATTTTCTTTTCACACATGTCCCCACTTTAGAGAACGGGTTCGATCTGGATTTGACGTTGAAGGGAATTGAAGTGATGATAAATTGGCATGAATGA
- a CDS encoding ROK family protein, protein MTSDNELKYWMGFDLGGTKMLAQIYDDNWEVLAKEKKRTKPGTSAKQGVDRIIDTIQDALKKADLTPKQLKGIGIGCPGPIDMEKGILLDLPNLGWEEVRLQEQVSKELGCPVAILNDVDAGTYAEYRVGAAKGTRTAIAVFAGTGIGGGCIYRGEILRGSRISAFEIGHIQVMSNGPRCGCGQRGCLESVASRLAIAAQAARTAYRGDAPNLLDNSGVDLSKIRSGALSSSIQKGDQAVEDIISEAARYIGIAVASSVNLIGPEMVVLGGGLVEAMPELFVPQVKRSANKRVMPAYRDSFEVVAAKLEDDAGVLGAALWAEHQLSPTKED, encoded by the coding sequence ATGACTTCAGACAATGAGTTAAAATACTGGATGGGTTTCGATTTAGGTGGCACAAAGATGCTTGCCCAGATCTATGACGATAACTGGGAAGTCCTCGCCAAGGAAAAGAAGCGAACCAAGCCAGGAACGAGCGCCAAGCAGGGTGTCGACAGAATCATCGACACGATTCAGGATGCACTGAAAAAAGCGGACCTCACTCCAAAACAACTAAAAGGGATTGGAATTGGTTGTCCCGGTCCAATTGATATGGAGAAAGGAATCCTGCTCGACCTCCCGAACCTGGGATGGGAAGAGGTTCGACTTCAAGAGCAGGTTTCCAAAGAACTGGGTTGTCCTGTTGCCATCCTGAATGATGTCGATGCCGGAACATACGCTGAGTACAGAGTCGGAGCAGCGAAAGGAACCCGAACTGCAATCGCTGTCTTTGCTGGGACAGGAATCGGCGGAGGATGTATTTATCGGGGAGAAATTCTGCGCGGCTCACGCATCTCGGCATTTGAAATTGGTCACATTCAAGTGATGTCAAATGGTCCACGATGCGGTTGCGGACAACGAGGATGTCTGGAGTCAGTCGCGAGTCGGCTTGCAATTGCTGCGCAAGCCGCAAGAACTGCGTACCGAGGAGATGCCCCGAACCTCTTAGATAACTCTGGCGTTGACCTCTCCAAAATCCGCAGTGGAGCGTTGTCATCTTCGATCCAAAAAGGCGATCAGGCCGTCGAAGATATCATCTCCGAAGCTGCCCGCTATATTGGAATTGCTGTCGCCAGTTCGGTAAACCTGATTGGTCCAGAGATGGTTGTTCTAGGTGGCGGCTTGGTTGAAGCGATGCCAGAACTCTTCGTACCCCAAGTCAAGCGCTCAGCAAACAAACGTGTTATGCCAGCATATCGGGACAGTTTTGAAGTTGTCGCGGCAAAACTGGAAGATGACGCCGGCGTGTTAGGAGCCGCACTTTGGGCAGAGCACCAACTCTCCCCAACGAAAGAGGATTAA